The nucleotide window CATCATTCCACACGCGCGCGCGCACATGTCTGTGTATAGATTGACCGCCGTGTTTCCAAGCAAAACGATGCGACTCGGTCCATCTCTCGGTTTTATAACCCAGAGTCGTCGACTGCACGTTCCACTCTCCCACATTTCCTACTCCAAACCACCATCACTCTTTCCTCATCCCCACACTTTTGCACCACCCAAAACGCCACTGCCACTTCCACCAGATCTATGACGACTGTTCCTGCTCCACTTCCATGTCTCCTCTGACCGTCTTCCACCACACTGTGATTTGAAGCCACAACATCACTCCTTGCAGCGAGCGACATGGGTGGATACTCCAGGATGGGAGTGGTCACGGGCTCCACGGCCAAGTCAAGATCCATGGAGTTCTCAGATCCCACCTTCTTCTCTCCCCCACCGAAAGAAGCCCCAGAGCCTCAACAAAAAGAAGCTGCTGATGTCATCAAGCCTGTCGACCACTTCTCGTGGCtgcagcagcaggaggaggaggaggaggaggaggaggaggaggaaggcggGCAGAGGTTTGGGGTGATACTCAGCAGGACCTGCTCCTCTGCCTCTCAGAGGTTCTCTAATGGCTCCACCGGCCTTCAGAGTGCGGTCATGAGGGCCTTCTCCATGAGGAGGTCCTCCTCGGTCAGAGAGGGCTACTGGAGGATCCATGACACTGGTGACGAAGATGGCGGTGCTGActtaatggaggaggaggagcagcagatGAGGTAttccaggaagaagaagaagaacaagggaAAGTTCCTAAGGGCATGCAAGAGGCTCCTTGGATTCTAATGGTGTCGTGTTTCTTGCATCATCTTACTATATACTCTCTCTATCTGCTTCCttctttccttccttccttccctcCCCAACTCTCGCTCATAGGAATTTGCAGTTTCATCTGGACCTAATGGGTTTGCATCGACCCACTTTTTTCGGTTTTGGGCTCTCATGTCTCTGAGCAAATGAGAGTCATATTATAATACTATCTTGTCTCGTCTGCAGGTTTCTCGCTAAAGTGTTTTCGTATATGCCAAGTTCTAAACAATTCAGCTGTTGTCTTTTGTTCCTCTTTTCTTTGGCTTTCAGGTTCAGATGGACTTTTGGGTTGTCATGTTGACGACCTCTGGCACATCGTGAGCCACTTTTTCCCTTTGATGACAGACATCCTTATGTAACTTCTCAAAAGCCTAAAAAAACCAAGAACACAAGACTTTTCCAAAGGATTAGAGTCTTCTGCTTGAGGCGAGAGTGAAAGGAGATGGTCCCTCTTGGAATATTATCGCAGATGTCTCTCTCTTTTTACTCCATCGGTCGAGAAAATTTTGGTTTGTATCACACGTTTTGTTTGACCTTTGGAGTTGAAAATGAAGCGATGGCTTCATCTTTGCCCTTTCGGGCCTTCTGAGCCAGTGATATAAGCAACGTTAAGAAGGTTCCTCCTCGTTGATTTCATGTAGAGTTAGTTCCTCGATTAATTGGTAGCATCACTTGTCTGTGATGTGTTTAGGGAACAAATCTGCAATGAAGATTAAATTATATCAAAAGAATAACGTaaattatgtttatatatatatatatatatatatatatatatatatatatatataatcatgtgcTACTTTTATCTATAATTATCAACTGAATTATTCGAAACCTTTGAATTTTGAGAAAAGATAAGTAACTTAAAAAAAATGTTATGGAATGAGAGATGGCAGCTAAAAGAAAAATGTAAA belongs to Musa acuminata AAA Group cultivar baxijiao chromosome BXJ3-5, Cavendish_Baxijiao_AAA, whole genome shotgun sequence and includes:
- the LOC135638261 gene encoding uncharacterized protein LOC135638261, translating into MGGYSRMGVVTGSTAKSRSMEFSDPTFFSPPPKEAPEPQQKEAADVIKPVDHFSWLQQQEEEEEEEEEEEGGQRFGVILSRTCSSASQRFSNGSTGLQSAVMRAFSMRRSSSVREGYWRIHDTGDEDGGADLMEEEEQQMRYSRKKKKNKGKFLRACKRLLGF